One genomic segment of Intestinimonas butyriciproducens includes these proteins:
- a CDS encoding YoaK family protein gives MHQKQRQMSETFRLGALLTVVGGFLDTYTYLSRGGVFANAQTGNIVLLGLSLAQGNYEMLLHYLIPILAFAAGVMVTDMVRAHFRPRPAIHWRQLIVAAEFLILLMVAYVPPGRWDAAVNVAVSFVCAMQVESFRKIRGNAVATTMCTGNLRSGTALLFHGLHTRDRGALRQALQYYGIILFFILGAALGVWCTELLSGRAALVCCLLLLTAFCSMFIRVEEDASAS, from the coding sequence ATGCATCAAAAACAGCGTCAGATGTCCGAGACCTTCCGCCTGGGCGCCTTGCTCACGGTCGTGGGCGGTTTTCTGGACACCTATACCTATCTCTCCCGGGGCGGCGTCTTTGCCAACGCCCAGACCGGCAACATCGTTCTGCTGGGGCTCAGCCTGGCGCAGGGAAACTATGAAATGCTGCTCCACTATCTCATCCCCATTCTGGCCTTTGCCGCCGGCGTCATGGTCACCGACATGGTCCGGGCCCACTTCCGCCCCAGGCCGGCCATCCACTGGCGGCAGCTCATCGTCGCCGCGGAATTTCTCATCCTGCTGATGGTGGCTTATGTCCCTCCGGGCCGGTGGGACGCGGCCGTCAATGTGGCCGTTTCTTTCGTCTGCGCCATGCAGGTGGAGAGCTTCCGGAAGATCCGAGGCAACGCCGTCGCCACCACCATGTGTACCGGCAATCTCCGCAGCGGCACCGCCCTGCTCTTCCACGGCCTTCACACCCGGGACCGTGGGGCGCTCCGTCAGGCCCTTCAATACTATGGCATCATTCTCTTCTTCATCCTGGGCGCTGCGCTGGGGGTCTGGTGTACGGAGCTGCTGTCCGGACGGGCCGCACTCGTATGCTGTCTTCTCCTGCTTACCGCCTTTTGCAGCATGTTCATCCGTGTCGAAGAGGACGCCTCGGCTTCCTGA
- a CDS encoding iron-containing alcohol dehydrogenase, whose amino-acid sequence MLGDFSYSNPTKLYFGEHSLEGLRKELPAYGKNVLLVYGGGSIRKNGIYDRVVVILKACGKEIVEDGGVMPNPTVEKLYEGCRRAREGKVELILAVGGGSVCDYAKAVSVSAYCEEDPWEKYYLRMEDADNKIIPVGCVLTMVGTGSEMNGGSVITHHGQKRKIGHVFGDNVFPKFSILNPVFTFTLPKYQMTAGFFDIMSHILEQYFSGEDDNTSDYIMEGLERMEAYMRELGLVMSVRELGVTEDMLDGIADGSFLMEGGYKTLTHEEIVGILKESMRART is encoded by the coding sequence ATGTTAGGTGATTTCAGCTATTCAAACCCCACAAAGCTCTATTTTGGAGAGCACTCGCTGGAGGGCCTCCGCAAGGAGCTTCCGGCCTACGGCAAAAACGTGCTGCTGGTCTACGGCGGCGGCTCTATCCGGAAAAATGGGATCTACGACCGTGTCGTCGTGATCCTCAAAGCCTGCGGCAAAGAGATCGTTGAGGATGGCGGCGTGATGCCCAATCCCACGGTGGAAAAGCTCTACGAGGGATGCAGGCGGGCACGGGAGGGCAAGGTGGAACTGATCCTGGCCGTGGGCGGCGGATCGGTCTGTGATTATGCCAAGGCGGTTTCCGTCTCAGCTTATTGCGAGGAGGATCCCTGGGAGAAATATTATCTCCGTATGGAGGACGCGGACAACAAGATCATCCCGGTGGGCTGCGTGCTGACCATGGTCGGTACCGGCTCTGAGATGAACGGCGGCTCGGTGATCACCCATCACGGGCAAAAGCGGAAGATCGGTCACGTATTCGGCGACAACGTATTCCCCAAGTTCTCCATCCTCAACCCGGTCTTTACCTTCACGCTGCCGAAATACCAGATGACGGCGGGCTTCTTCGACATCATGTCCCACATCTTGGAGCAGTATTTTTCCGGGGAGGACGACAACACCTCTGACTATATCATGGAAGGGCTGGAGCGGATGGAGGCCTATATGCGCGAGCTCGGGCTGGTCATGAGCGTCCGGGAGCTTGGGGTCACTGAGGATATGCTGGACGGAATCGCGGACGGCTCCTTCCTTATGGAGGGGGGGTATAAGACCCTGACGCATGAGGAGATCGTGGGCATCCTGAAAGAGAGCATGAGGGCCCGGACCTGA
- a CDS encoding aldo/keto reductase, with product MDYVQLGGSDIRASRLCVGCMSFGDPASKMHAWTLDPQKSEEIIRHALELGINFFDTANTYSAGTSEEYLGRAIKNNVSRDKVVLASKVYFNEGHLSRTAILREINGTLRRLGTDYLDLYIIHRFDSDTPVEETMEALHSLVKAGKVRALGASAMYGYQFCQLQMCAKDHGWTPFVSMQNHYNLLYREDERELIPICDQMHVARTPYSPLAAGRLARPEWSADTLRSRTDKVAASKYDSTQESDRRIVKRVQELAEKYAATMTQIALAWQFAKGVTSPIIGATKVEYFDDAAGALNITLAAEDVSYLEELYVPHRVVGAL from the coding sequence ATGGACTATGTGCAATTGGGCGGCTCGGATATCAGGGCCTCACGTCTCTGCGTCGGCTGCATGAGCTTCGGAGACCCCGCAAGCAAGATGCACGCATGGACGCTGGACCCGCAGAAAAGCGAAGAGATCATCAGGCATGCCCTGGAACTCGGCATCAATTTTTTTGACACTGCAAACACCTATTCTGCGGGGACCAGTGAGGAGTACCTTGGACGGGCCATCAAGAACAATGTTTCCAGGGATAAGGTGGTTCTGGCCTCCAAGGTGTACTTTAACGAAGGCCATCTCTCCCGGACCGCGATCCTGCGGGAGATCAACGGTACGCTCCGGCGCCTGGGAACGGACTACCTGGACCTGTATATCATTCACCGCTTTGACTCTGATACACCGGTGGAGGAGACGATGGAGGCGCTCCACAGCCTGGTCAAGGCAGGGAAGGTACGGGCATTGGGGGCCTCCGCCATGTACGGATACCAGTTCTGTCAATTGCAGATGTGTGCGAAGGACCACGGCTGGACGCCCTTTGTCTCCATGCAGAACCACTACAACCTGTTGTATCGGGAAGACGAGAGGGAGCTGATTCCCATTTGCGACCAGATGCATGTCGCCCGCACACCGTACAGCCCACTTGCCGCCGGGAGACTGGCCCGGCCGGAGTGGAGCGCGGATACTCTGCGCAGCAGAACGGATAAGGTCGCCGCATCCAAGTACGACAGCACACAGGAAAGCGACCGCAGGATCGTAAAACGCGTTCAGGAACTGGCGGAAAAATACGCCGCAACAATGACGCAGATCGCGCTGGCCTGGCAGTTTGCAAAGGGCGTGACGTCTCCCATCATAGGCGCGACGAAGGTGGAGTATTTTGACGACGCGGCAGGCGCGCTGAACATAACCCTTGCGGCGGAGGATGTCTCCTACCTGGAGGAACTGTATGTTCCGCACAGAGTCGTGGGTGCTCTGTAG
- a CDS encoding flavodoxin — MDLITEMDGPFTATLEAAPSILVAYFPCTGNTEAVAGRLSDILAADLYEIVPEDPYTSADLDYSDPSSRASQEQNDAAARPAISDEVTGMEGYNVVFLGYPIWWGQAPRIISTFLDHYDFEGKTIVPFCTSGSNGIGASATDLHGLVPSTSWISGRRFSGTVTASELAEWVSELSLPEGAVSAKAA, encoded by the coding sequence ATGGACCTGATCACAGAGATGGACGGTCCCTTCACCGCAACGCTGGAGGCAGCACCCAGCATCCTGGTCGCCTATTTTCCCTGCACCGGCAACACCGAGGCCGTAGCCGGGCGGCTGTCCGACATATTGGCAGCGGATCTCTATGAGATCGTGCCGGAGGACCCCTACACCTCCGCCGACCTCGATTACAGCGATCCCTCCAGCCGCGCCTCTCAGGAGCAGAATGACGCCGCCGCCCGTCCCGCCATCTCCGACGAGGTAACCGGCATGGAGGGATACAACGTAGTCTTTCTGGGATATCCCATCTGGTGGGGGCAGGCTCCCCGGATCATCAGCACATTCCTGGACCACTATGATTTTGAAGGTAAGACCATCGTCCCCTTCTGCACCTCCGGCAGCAACGGCATCGGTGCCAGCGCGACCGATCTCCACGGTCTGGTGCCTTCCACCTCCTGGATCTCTGGCCGCCGTTTCAGCGGCACCGTCACGGCATCCGAGTTGGCCGAATGGGTATCTGAACTGTCCCTGCCCGAAGGCGCCGTCTCGGCCAAGGCTGCCTGA
- a CDS encoding carboxymuconolactone decarboxylase family protein, giving the protein MDRVEEARRTLLALYGGSHSPLEESDPDFAAIKQRLVYGELYAQEALDPVMRELILLAVATTNQTMFEVKLHPVPHCGPAHHQRQSRRPSITAHLISGLARQRPLRLRSTKFCGRRASPSRWPVSAQSPRRSG; this is encoded by the coding sequence ATGGATCGAGTGGAAGAGGCGCGCCGAACCCTTTTGGCGCTCTACGGTGGGAGTCACTCTCCGCTGGAGGAGAGTGATCCCGACTTTGCCGCCATCAAACAGCGGCTGGTCTATGGTGAGCTCTATGCGCAGGAGGCCCTGGACCCCGTTATGCGGGAGCTGATCCTTCTGGCTGTGGCCACCACAAACCAGACCATGTTCGAGGTGAAGCTCCACCCTGTGCCGCACTGCGGTCCGGCGCATCACCAGAGGCAGTCAAGGAGGCCGTCTATCACTGCGCACCTTATATCGGGCTTGGCAAGGCAGAGGCCGCTGCGGCTGCGGTCAACGAAGTTCTGCGGACGCAGGGCATCTCCCTCCCGCTGGCCAGTCAGCGCACAGTCTCCGAGGAGGAGCGGCTGA
- a CDS encoding carboxymuconolactone decarboxylase family protein, with product MRAAAPNDQKPLQDYLSAYCFGDFYTRSGLDIRQRELLTFSIFSAQGGCENQIKAHAGGNAAVGNDKPLLLAALMLCMPYIGFPRTMNALSCVDQVLPEPPEGDRPSPQK from the coding sequence ATGCGCGCCGCCGCCCCAAATGACCAAAAGCCGCTTCAGGACTATCTCTCCGCCTATTGCTTCGGCGATTTCTATACCCGCAGCGGGCTGGACATCCGGCAGCGTGAACTGCTGACCTTCAGCATCTTCTCCGCCCAAGGCGGATGTGAGAATCAAATCAAAGCGCATGCAGGCGGAAATGCGGCGGTGGGCAACGACAAACCCCTTCTTTTGGCCGCGCTGATGCTCTGTATGCCCTACATCGGATTCCCCCGTACCATGAATGCCCTGTCCTGCGTCGATCAGGTTCTCCCTGAGCCGCCGGAAGGGGACCGCCCCTCACCTCAGAAATGA
- a CDS encoding RNHCP domain-containing protein — protein MNRENKRIRYTKGYYRDHPCADSFTCKVCGRLVVPEGAGSGHRNHCPNCLASLHVDEAPGDRAADCGGIMEPVGVWVRKNGEWAVIHRCRRCGKLSSNRVAADDNPMKLMSIALKPLAAPPFPLERIEELTALMGGEGSIRAAKGQRPESI, from the coding sequence TTGAACCGGGAAAACAAAAGAATTCGATATACCAAGGGCTACTACCGTGACCATCCCTGCGCCGACAGCTTTACCTGCAAAGTCTGCGGGCGGCTGGTCGTCCCGGAGGGGGCGGGGAGCGGACATCGGAATCACTGCCCGAACTGTCTTGCAAGTCTCCATGTGGACGAAGCGCCCGGGGACCGGGCGGCGGACTGTGGCGGGATCATGGAACCGGTGGGCGTGTGGGTGCGGAAAAATGGGGAGTGGGCGGTGATCCACCGCTGCCGCCGGTGTGGAAAGCTCAGTTCCAACCGCGTGGCCGCCGATGACAACCCCATGAAGCTGATGTCCATCGCGCTGAAGCCCCTGGCGGCTCCGCCCTTTCCACTGGAACGCATTGAGGAGCTGACCGCCCTGATGGGTGGAGAGGGCTCCATAAGGGCAGCGAAAGGGCAGAGGCCGGAATCGATATGA
- a CDS encoding AAA family ATPase, translating to MKTLYLVGGAMGVGKTTVCRRLKVLLPNSVFLDGDWCWDMHPFQITEETKAMVLDNICHLLYNFLGCSAFQNIIFCWVLHEQSILDSILARLDLKDCSVKSVSLVCDAAHLTARLQRDVERGIRMPDVIGRSLSRVPLYEGLSTVKVDVSEMTAEQAAEAIMKL from the coding sequence ATGAAAACCCTCTATCTTGTAGGCGGCGCTATGGGGGTGGGCAAGACGACGGTCTGCAGGAGGCTGAAAGTCCTGCTGCCAAACAGCGTATTCTTGGACGGCGATTGGTGCTGGGATATGCACCCCTTTCAAATCACGGAAGAGACCAAGGCGATGGTACTGGACAATATCTGCCATCTGCTGTATAATTTCCTCGGCTGCTCTGCCTTTCAGAATATCATCTTCTGCTGGGTCCTGCATGAGCAGTCCATCCTGGACAGTATTCTTGCGCGGCTGGACCTGAAGGACTGCTCTGTGAAGAGCGTATCCCTGGTCTGCGACGCGGCGCATCTCACGGCGCGGCTGCAGAGGGATGTGGAGCGCGGAATTCGAATGCCGGATGTGATCGGGCGAAGCCTCAGCCGCGTTCCGCTCTATGAGGGGCTGAGCACAGTTAAAGTCGATGTATCTGAGATGACCGCCGAGCAGGCGGCGGAAGCGATCATGAAATTGTGA
- a CDS encoding GNAT family N-acetyltransferase, which translates to MSNIELVRIDENNFMQAFNLKLAKEQEQFVSNPIRSLAQAYVYYNQCIPFGIFNDDTIVGYVMVIYDYDLTEYNIWHMMIDIAYQHQGFGELALRKCLDYIASKPFGQSNKVALTCNKDNSIALHLYYKFGFRETGNEDENEIELALLL; encoded by the coding sequence ATGAGTAATATTGAATTAGTGAGAATTGACGAGAATAACTTTATGCAGGCGTTTAACTTAAAATTGGCTAAGGAACAAGAGCAATTTGTTTCAAATCCAATCAGGAGTTTAGCGCAAGCATATGTATATTATAACCAATGTATTCCTTTTGGAATATTCAATGATGATACAATAGTTGGTTATGTGATGGTGATATATGATTATGACCTCACAGAGTATAATATTTGGCATATGATGATTGATATTGCATATCAGCATCAGGGATTTGGAGAACTTGCTTTAAGAAAATGTCTGGATTATATTGCATCCAAACCATTTGGTCAATCTAACAAAGTAGCTTTAACGTGCAATAAAGATAACTCCATTGCACTGCATCTATATTATAAATTTGGTTTTAGGGAAACTGGAAATGAAGATGAGAATGAAATTGAGCTTGCTTTGTTACTATAA
- a CDS encoding sigma-54 interaction domain-containing protein, with product MKATFQKFFVSNLLSDIPLEEAMVEASSNVMITNGNGVICGIGHTMLENLGAEPEDILGYRVDDLVARGYYDRSVIRECITLRKKVNGLLQDRHGHYLFSTANPVFGEDGRIRFVVTNTRGGDVLDQFIQERRESQKKYEGIAGYLRNRTKHCSVVAASPEMCRVLSICKCIADSDGTVLLTGESGTGKEICATYIYENSRRAGDAFLPINCSAIPSELVEAELFGYEKGAFTGADSKGRMGMLEVADHGTVFLDEIGELPLHVQPKLLRFLETGEIKRVGGSRLSYSDVRVIAATNRDLRQLVAQHKFREDLFYRLNVLPVHIPPLRNRREDILPLASFFLQQFNRKYERSLRLSPQFQEKLLAYHWPGNIRELRNLIERTVITAPKPGEPDQSPGPECSQEALGSEEEHILPLREVVRDFERTYIQRAIQTCGGNMTQAARLLGVHRTQLYRKLAEKEF from the coding sequence TTGAAAGCGACGTTTCAAAAGTTTTTTGTCTCCAATCTGCTCAGTGACATCCCGTTGGAAGAGGCCATGGTAGAGGCCTCTTCCAACGTGATGATCACCAACGGCAACGGGGTGATCTGCGGCATCGGCCATACCATGCTGGAAAACCTGGGCGCTGAACCGGAGGACATCCTGGGCTATCGGGTGGACGATCTGGTGGCCCGGGGCTACTACGACCGTTCGGTGATTCGAGAGTGCATCACCCTGCGCAAAAAGGTGAACGGTCTGCTGCAGGACCGTCACGGCCACTATCTCTTCTCCACCGCTAATCCCGTTTTCGGGGAGGACGGCCGTATCCGTTTTGTTGTGACCAACACCAGAGGCGGAGATGTCCTGGATCAATTCATTCAGGAGCGGCGGGAAAGCCAGAAAAAATATGAAGGGATCGCCGGCTATCTCCGAAACCGGACCAAACACTGCAGCGTCGTGGCGGCCAGTCCTGAAATGTGCCGTGTGCTGTCCATATGCAAGTGCATCGCGGACAGTGACGGCACGGTGCTGCTCACCGGCGAAAGCGGCACCGGAAAAGAAATCTGCGCCACCTACATTTATGAAAACAGCCGAAGGGCCGGCGACGCCTTTCTTCCCATCAATTGCAGTGCCATTCCCTCCGAGTTGGTGGAGGCGGAACTCTTCGGCTACGAAAAGGGCGCTTTTACCGGGGCCGACTCCAAGGGACGGATGGGGATGCTCGAGGTAGCCGACCACGGCACCGTATTTCTGGATGAGATCGGCGAGCTGCCCCTGCACGTACAGCCCAAGCTGCTGCGTTTCCTGGAGACTGGCGAGATCAAGCGGGTCGGCGGGAGCCGCTTGTCATATTCGGATGTGCGCGTCATCGCCGCGACCAATCGGGACCTGCGTCAGCTTGTGGCGCAGCACAAATTTCGGGAGGACCTCTTCTACCGCCTCAACGTGCTCCCCGTCCATATTCCCCCGCTTCGGAACCGCCGTGAGGACATTCTCCCCCTGGCCTCCTTTTTTCTCCAGCAGTTTAACCGGAAATATGAGAGGAGCCTGCGCCTCTCCCCTCAATTTCAAGAGAAGCTGCTTGCCTATCACTGGCCCGGCAACATCCGGGAACTGCGCAATCTGATCGAGCGCACGGTGATCACCGCGCCAAAGCCCGGAGAGCCCGATCAGAGCCCCGGCCCAGAGTGCAGTCAGGAGGCGTTGGGATCGGAAGAGGAGCATATCCTCCCCCTCCGTGAGGTGGTCAGAGATTTTGAACGAACCTATATCCAAAGGGCAATCCAGACCTGCGGAGGAAATATGACGCAGGCGGCGCGCCTGCTGGGCGTGCACAGGACGCAGCTCTACCGCAAGCTGGCGGAGAAAGAATTTTGA
- a CDS encoding acyl-CoA dehydrogenase family protein, with the protein MEQFHQHILTGEQLDLQAFARDFAAKELAPVVKECDRKGEFPMEVFRKFCEVGFNSMFLPEAYGGQGLGAMDMVLVYEEFAKVDAGFICSASTGEFGIEPILVAGTEEQKKYYMDFILQGGLGAFALTEPNAGSDAAATRTTAVRDGDDYILNGRKCFITSGPVANVYSVFATVDPSLGTKGISCFIVERDRPGVSVGKDEDKMGMRLSCTSDVIFEDVRIPAKNLVGAEGKGFGLAMKCLDRSRGVNSYGALGIAQRALDEAVAYAKQRKTFGRPIIGHQGVQFLLADMEIDVTTARALLWQCAQMVDKGIFDTKLGSVTKTFLSEMAMRVTTSAVQVLGGYGYSREYPVEKLMRDAKLWSIFEGTNQIQHMVISGCLAH; encoded by the coding sequence ATGGAACAGTTTCATCAGCACATTCTGACCGGTGAACAGTTGGACCTCCAAGCCTTTGCCCGTGACTTTGCCGCCAAGGAGCTGGCCCCGGTCGTCAAGGAATGTGACCGGAAGGGCGAATTTCCCATGGAGGTATTCCGCAAATTCTGTGAGGTCGGCTTCAACAGCATGTTCCTGCCGGAGGCTTATGGCGGGCAGGGGCTGGGCGCCATGGACATGGTGCTGGTCTATGAAGAGTTTGCAAAGGTGGATGCCGGATTCATTTGCAGCGCCAGCACGGGAGAATTCGGCATTGAGCCCATCCTGGTGGCCGGAACCGAGGAGCAGAAAAAGTACTACATGGATTTTATCCTCCAGGGCGGTCTGGGCGCCTTTGCCCTGACGGAACCAAACGCTGGCTCGGATGCCGCCGCCACCCGCACCACGGCGGTCCGCGACGGGGACGACTATATCCTCAACGGCAGAAAATGCTTTATTACCAGCGGCCCTGTGGCCAATGTCTACAGCGTTTTTGCCACAGTAGATCCCAGCCTTGGCACCAAGGGCATCAGCTGTTTTATCGTGGAGCGGGACCGCCCCGGCGTCTCCGTGGGCAAGGATGAGGACAAGATGGGCATGCGCCTGTCGTGTACGTCCGACGTGATCTTCGAGGACGTCCGCATCCCGGCCAAAAACCTGGTGGGCGCGGAGGGCAAGGGCTTCGGTCTGGCCATGAAGTGCCTGGACCGCAGCCGCGGCGTGAACTCTTACGGCGCCCTTGGCATTGCCCAGCGGGCCCTGGACGAGGCCGTTGCCTATGCCAAGCAGCGCAAGACTTTCGGGAGACCCATCATCGGTCACCAGGGCGTACAGTTCCTGCTGGCCGACATGGAGATCGATGTCACCACCGCCCGGGCGCTACTGTGGCAGTGCGCGCAGATGGTGGACAAAGGCATATTCGACACAAAGCTGGGCTCCGTGACCAAGACCTTCCTGAGCGAAATGGCCATGCGGGTCACCACCAGCGCCGTACAAGTGCTGGGCGGGTATGGCTACAGCCGTGAGTATCCGGTGGAAAAGCTGATGCGAGATGCCAAGCTGTGGTCCATCTTTGAAGGCACCAATCAGATCCAGCATATGGTCATTTCCGGCTGTCTTGCCCACTGA
- a CDS encoding enoyl-CoA hydratase/isomerase family protein, protein MEYEHLLYTVSDQTAIVTLNRPKAWNALCGALNTELESAIRRADGDPAVRAIVLTGGPKVFAAGADVKQMADATPMTAARTAEQGQQINELIESIGLPVIAAVNGMALGGGCELAMACDFRVAGKSAVFGQPEVGLGILPGAGGTQRLALLAGPAVAREMVLLGRQLRADEALTCGLVTKVVENEATLDTALALAAELCKKPAYALAQAKCAIVTGQNFGVGCGKLFERQLFALTFSNSDQVEGMHAFLERREPRFQNQR, encoded by the coding sequence ATGGAATACGAACACCTTCTCTATACCGTCAGCGATCAGACTGCTATCGTCACGCTGAACCGTCCCAAAGCATGGAACGCCCTGTGCGGCGCCCTCAACACGGAACTGGAATCGGCCATCCGGCGCGCCGACGGAGATCCCGCGGTGCGCGCCATCGTCCTGACCGGCGGCCCCAAGGTATTTGCAGCGGGCGCGGACGTCAAGCAGATGGCCGATGCCACGCCGATGACGGCGGCTCGGACCGCCGAACAGGGGCAGCAGATCAATGAACTCATTGAAAGTATCGGCCTGCCCGTCATCGCCGCGGTAAACGGCATGGCGCTGGGCGGCGGCTGCGAGCTGGCCATGGCCTGCGATTTCCGCGTGGCCGGGAAAAGTGCCGTATTTGGGCAGCCGGAGGTGGGACTGGGCATCCTGCCCGGCGCCGGCGGCACACAGCGCCTGGCCCTTCTGGCCGGACCGGCGGTGGCCCGGGAAATGGTGCTTTTGGGCCGCCAGCTCCGCGCCGACGAGGCGCTGACCTGCGGCCTGGTCACCAAGGTGGTGGAAAATGAAGCGACACTGGACACAGCGCTGGCCCTGGCCGCGGAGCTGTGCAAAAAGCCTGCCTATGCCCTGGCCCAGGCCAAATGCGCCATCGTCACCGGACAGAATTTCGGCGTGGGATGCGGCAAGCTTTTCGAGCGGCAGCTTTTCGCCCTCACATTCTCCAACAGCGACCAGGTGGAGGGGATGCACGCCTTTCTGGAGCGTAGAGAACCCCGCTTCCAAAATCAGCGTTGA
- a CDS encoding acyl CoA:acetate/3-ketoacid CoA transferase, giving the protein MKIIPSSQVGRLIPDGASVLLTGITLGGYAEEAFLQIERSFLDCDHPRDLALYWQASVGDMATKGLSHICHEGLLAKGVGGHINGCGKVMTEFCRDNKAAIYNWPQGVCVAMLHAIAAKTPGVVTKIGLKTFMDPRYGGGRMNAAATEDLIDLVTLRGEEWLLYKAPKKIDVTLIRGTVADERGNIAMTKEGYKLGQLAAAEAARATGGIVICQVERIVKSGTLHPRLVEVPGVLVDYVYVAQPEYHWQTAASQFNPVFAGDYKVPLESIPPVKFDVKKVMARRAAMELREGYIVNLGIGTPEYISAVASEEGCSALFTLSTEAGNIGGVPTVGNDFGCCWNGEAMIETAGIFDMYDGGSLDAGCLGFLEVGPNGDLNSSKKEGLGIGVGGFMNIAGGAKHVVFISSFTAGKPEYQLGNGELHIIRDGTKKKFIRQIAQISFSAEVALDQGKDITYVTERAVFKLTPQGLMLTEIAPGIDLQRDILDQMEFTPLLSDEIKPMPAEIFFETWGGLKAHMTKE; this is encoded by the coding sequence ATGAAAATCATACCTTCATCCCAAGTGGGCCGTCTGATCCCCGACGGAGCCAGCGTACTGCTCACCGGCATCACCTTGGGCGGCTACGCCGAGGAGGCCTTTTTACAGATCGAGCGTTCGTTTTTGGACTGTGACCACCCGCGGGATCTCGCGCTCTACTGGCAGGCTTCGGTAGGCGATATGGCCACCAAAGGGCTGAGTCATATCTGCCACGAAGGTCTTCTCGCCAAAGGCGTGGGCGGCCATATCAACGGCTGCGGCAAAGTCATGACCGAATTTTGCCGCGACAACAAGGCCGCCATCTACAATTGGCCCCAAGGGGTCTGTGTGGCTATGCTGCACGCCATTGCGGCCAAGACTCCCGGCGTCGTCACCAAGATCGGCTTGAAAACCTTTATGGACCCCCGTTATGGGGGCGGTCGAATGAACGCGGCCGCTACAGAGGATCTCATCGACCTTGTGACCCTGCGCGGCGAAGAATGGCTGCTGTACAAGGCGCCCAAAAAGATCGACGTTACATTGATCCGCGGCACCGTGGCCGACGAGCGGGGCAATATCGCCATGACCAAGGAGGGCTACAAATTGGGCCAGTTGGCCGCGGCGGAGGCCGCCAGAGCCACCGGTGGCATCGTGATCTGCCAGGTAGAGCGCATTGTCAAATCCGGCACGCTGCATCCCCGCCTGGTGGAGGTGCCTGGCGTTCTGGTGGACTATGTATATGTGGCGCAGCCTGAATACCACTGGCAGACCGCGGCCTCTCAGTTCAATCCCGTGTTTGCCGGGGACTACAAGGTTCCGCTGGAGAGCATCCCGCCTGTGAAATTCGATGTAAAAAAAGTGATGGCCCGCCGCGCGGCGATGGAGCTCCGCGAAGGTTATATCGTCAATCTTGGGATCGGCACGCCGGAGTACATCAGCGCCGTGGCCAGCGAAGAGGGCTGTTCCGCCCTATTCACACTCAGCACGGAGGCCGGCAACATCGGCGGCGTCCCCACCGTGGGGAACGATTTCGGCTGCTGCTGGAACGGCGAGGCCATGATAGAAACGGCCGGTATCTTTGACATGTATGACGGCGGCAGCCTGGATGCCGGCTGCCTGGGCTTCCTGGAAGTGGGGCCCAACGGAGATCTGAACTCCAGCAAGAAGGAGGGGCTTGGCATCGGCGTCGGCGGCTTTATGAACATCGCCGGCGGGGCAAAGCACGTGGTGTTCATCAGCTCCTTCACCGCCGGAAAGCCGGAATATCAGCTTGGAAATGGAGAACTGCACATCATCCGGGACGGCACAAAGAAAAAGTTCATTCGTCAGATCGCCCAGATCTCTTTCAGTGCAGAGGTCGCACTGGATCAGGGCAAGGACATCACCTATGTCACCGAACGGGCGGTCTTCAAACTCACGCCTCAGGGGCTGATGCTGACGGAAATCGCGCCGGGCATCGATCTTCAGCGCGACATCCTGGACCAGATGGAGTTCACCCCACTTCTAAGCGATGAGATCAAACCGATGCCTGCCGAGATCTTTTTTGAGACCTGGGGTGGGCTCAAGGCGCACATGACAAAGGAGTAA